The following are encoded together in the Dyella terrae genome:
- a CDS encoding 3-hydroxyacyl-CoA dehydrogenase/enoyl-CoA hydratase family protein, with product MTAPSIPKALRIRKAAVLGAGVMGAQIAAHLSNAGVETVLFDLPAKDGPKSGIALKAIANLQKLSPAPLADKNVAATIIPANYDEHLDHLKDVDLVIEAIAERMDWKLDLYKKIASHLSPTAVIASNTSGLSINNLAEALPEEMRHRFSGVHFFNPPRYMHLVELIPTKLTDKNVLEGLEAFLTTALGKGVVYAKDTPNFIGNRIGVFSMLATMHHTQQFGLGFDTVDALTGPAVGRPKSATYRTADVVGLDTMAHVIKTMADTLADDPWHEYFKAPVWLSALIEKGALGQKTGAGFYRKAGKDIVVLDVAKQDYRPSEQKASDEVAAILAIKDPAEKFGKLRASNDPQAQFLWATFRDLFHYSAYHLADIADTARDVDFAIRWGYGWKLGPFETWQAAGWQQVAGWIAEDIAAGKAMSKAPLPAWVTDGRSGVHGKNGSYSASANTDKPRSQHPVYQRQLFPDPILGEKFDQGTTVWENDGVRLWTLGDDGVGIISFKTKMNTVNDHVLNGVQQAIDVAEQQLKAVVIWQTGEPFSAGADLKGALGLLQAGKFDDFEKMVANFQATSMRIKHSLVPVVSAVRGLALGGGCEFQMHSARTVAALESYIGLVEAGVGLLPAGGGLHELAIRAAKANPEDPFEALKKVFETIAMAKVSGSAMEAKQLGLLRDSDVVVFNAYELLFVAKKVALSLAESGWRPPMMARNIPVAGDVGTATFQASLANLAEGYFASPHDVAIATRIADTLCGGKIERGSQVDEEWLLQLERKHFVELAKTEKTQARIAHTMTTGKPLRN from the coding sequence ATGACCGCTCCATCCATCCCCAAAGCGCTACGTATCCGCAAGGCCGCGGTACTCGGCGCCGGCGTCATGGGCGCGCAGATCGCCGCGCACCTGAGCAATGCCGGCGTCGAAACCGTGCTGTTCGACCTGCCCGCCAAGGACGGTCCCAAGAGCGGCATCGCGCTGAAGGCCATCGCCAATCTGCAGAAGCTTTCCCCTGCCCCGCTGGCTGACAAGAACGTCGCCGCGACGATCATCCCGGCCAACTACGACGAACATCTTGATCATCTCAAGGACGTGGACCTGGTGATCGAGGCGATTGCCGAACGGATGGACTGGAAGCTGGATCTCTACAAGAAGATCGCTTCGCACCTGTCGCCGACCGCCGTGATCGCATCCAACACGTCGGGCCTGTCGATCAACAACCTGGCCGAAGCACTGCCGGAAGAAATGCGCCATCGCTTCAGCGGCGTGCATTTCTTCAACCCGCCGCGCTACATGCACCTGGTCGAGCTGATCCCGACCAAGCTCACCGACAAAAATGTGCTGGAAGGCCTTGAGGCGTTCCTGACCACGGCGCTCGGCAAGGGCGTGGTGTACGCCAAGGACACGCCGAACTTCATCGGCAACCGCATCGGCGTGTTCTCGATGCTGGCCACCATGCACCACACGCAGCAGTTTGGCCTGGGCTTCGACACCGTCGATGCGCTCACCGGTCCGGCCGTGGGTCGTCCCAAGAGTGCGACCTACCGCACCGCCGACGTCGTCGGCCTGGACACCATGGCGCACGTGATCAAGACCATGGCCGACACGCTGGCCGATGATCCGTGGCACGAGTACTTCAAGGCACCGGTGTGGCTCTCCGCCCTCATCGAAAAGGGTGCACTGGGCCAGAAGACCGGCGCGGGTTTCTATCGCAAGGCCGGCAAGGATATCGTCGTACTCGACGTGGCCAAGCAGGACTACCGCCCGTCCGAACAGAAGGCGTCTGACGAAGTCGCCGCCATCCTCGCCATCAAGGATCCGGCCGAGAAGTTCGGCAAGCTGCGCGCGTCGAATGACCCACAGGCACAGTTCCTGTGGGCCACGTTCCGTGACCTGTTCCACTACAGCGCCTATCACCTGGCCGACATCGCCGACACCGCGCGTGACGTCGACTTCGCCATCCGCTGGGGTTACGGCTGGAAGCTCGGCCCGTTCGAGACCTGGCAGGCCGCCGGCTGGCAGCAGGTCGCCGGCTGGATCGCTGAAGACATCGCCGCCGGCAAGGCCATGAGCAAGGCCCCGCTGCCTGCGTGGGTTACCGACGGCCGCAGCGGCGTGCATGGCAAGAACGGCTCGTACTCGGCCAGCGCCAACACCGACAAACCGCGTTCGCAGCACCCGGTCTACCAGCGCCAGCTGTTCCCCGATCCGATCCTCGGCGAGAAGTTCGACCAGGGCACCACGGTGTGGGAGAACGACGGCGTGCGTCTGTGGACGCTGGGCGACGACGGCGTGGGCATCATCTCGTTCAAGACCAAGATGAACACGGTCAACGACCACGTGCTCAATGGCGTGCAGCAGGCCATCGATGTCGCCGAGCAGCAGCTCAAGGCCGTGGTGATCTGGCAGACCGGCGAGCCGTTCTCGGCTGGCGCTGATCTCAAGGGCGCGCTGGGCCTGCTACAGGCTGGCAAGTTCGACGACTTCGAGAAGATGGTCGCCAACTTCCAGGCCACCAGCATGCGCATCAAGCATTCGCTGGTGCCGGTGGTGTCCGCCGTGCGTGGCCTCGCCTTGGGGGGCGGTTGCGAGTTCCAGATGCACTCGGCACGCACCGTTGCCGCACTGGAGAGCTACATCGGCCTGGTCGAGGCGGGCGTCGGCCTGCTGCCGGCTGGTGGTGGTCTACATGAGCTGGCCATCCGCGCCGCGAAGGCCAACCCGGAAGATCCGTTCGAAGCTCTGAAGAAAGTGTTCGAGACGATCGCCATGGCGAAGGTGTCGGGCAGCGCAATGGAAGCCAAGCAGTTGGGCCTACTGCGCGACAGCGACGTGGTCGTATTCAACGCCTACGAACTGCTGTTTGTGGCCAAGAAGGTTGCGCTGTCGCTGGCCGAAAGCGGCTGGCGTCCGCCGATGATGGCTCGCAACATCCCAGTCGCTGGTGATGTCGGCACCGCTACGTTCCAGGCCTCGCTCGCCAATCTCGCGGAAGGCTATTTCGCCTCGCCGCATGATGTGGCCATCGCCACGCGCATCGCGGACACGCTGTGCGGCGGCAAGATCGAGCGCGGTTCGCAGGTGGACGAAGAGTGGCTGCTCCAGCTGGAGCGCAAGCACTTCGTGGAGCTGGCCAAGACCGAGAAGACCCAGGCCCGCATCGCGCACACCATGACCACTGGCAAGCCGCTGCGTAACTGA
- a CDS encoding acetyl-CoA C-acyltransferase, whose protein sequence is MTKQVQDAYIVAATRTPVGKAPRGVFRNTRPDDMLAHVIRAVMAQAPGIDPHRIEDVIVGCAMPEAEQGMNVARIGALLAGLPYTVPGVTINRFCSSGVQAIAMAADRIQLGVADLMIAAGTESMSMVPMMGHKVAMNPAIFANKEDVAIAYGMGITAEKVAEQWKVTREQQDAFAVESHRRALAAIAAGEFKDEITPFQLDDHYPDLATRGITTDSRLIDTDEGPRAGTTLDVLSRLRTVFRNDKFGGSVTAGNSSQMSDGAGALLLASEKAIKEFNLTPIGRFVGYSVAGVKPEIMGIGPKEAIPKVLKQVGLTKDQLDWIELNEAFAAQALAVIGDLGLDPAKVNPLGGAIALGHPLGATGAVRAATLLHGMRRRKQKYGMVTMCIGTGMGAAGVFEAL, encoded by the coding sequence ATGACCAAGCAAGTGCAAGACGCCTACATCGTCGCCGCCACCCGCACGCCGGTCGGCAAAGCGCCGCGCGGCGTGTTCCGCAACACCCGTCCGGACGACATGCTCGCCCACGTGATCCGCGCCGTGATGGCGCAGGCGCCGGGTATCGATCCGCATCGCATCGAAGACGTGATCGTCGGCTGCGCCATGCCCGAAGCCGAGCAAGGCATGAACGTGGCGCGCATCGGTGCGCTGCTCGCCGGCCTGCCGTACACCGTGCCGGGCGTCACCATCAACCGCTTCTGCTCGTCGGGCGTGCAGGCGATTGCCATGGCTGCTGATCGCATCCAGCTCGGCGTGGCCGATCTGATGATTGCAGCCGGCACCGAAAGCATGAGCATGGTGCCGATGATGGGCCACAAGGTGGCGATGAATCCCGCCATCTTCGCCAACAAGGAAGATGTCGCCATCGCCTACGGCATGGGCATCACTGCCGAGAAGGTCGCCGAACAGTGGAAGGTCACGCGCGAGCAGCAGGACGCCTTCGCCGTGGAAAGCCATCGCCGCGCGCTGGCTGCCATTGCCGCCGGTGAATTCAAGGACGAGATCACCCCGTTCCAGCTCGATGATCATTACCCCGACCTGGCCACACGCGGCATCACCACCGACAGCCGCCTGATCGACACGGACGAAGGTCCGCGCGCCGGTACCACGCTGGACGTGCTGTCCAGGCTGCGCACGGTGTTCCGCAACGACAAGTTCGGCGGCTCAGTGACGGCCGGCAACTCCTCTCAGATGTCTGATGGTGCGGGCGCGCTGCTTCTGGCCAGCGAGAAGGCGATCAAGGAGTTCAACCTCACCCCGATCGGCCGCTTCGTCGGCTATTCGGTGGCTGGCGTGAAGCCGGAGATCATGGGCATCGGCCCGAAGGAAGCGATTCCGAAGGTGCTCAAGCAGGTCGGCCTCACCAAGGATCAGCTGGACTGGATCGAGCTCAACGAGGCGTTTGCCGCACAGGCGCTGGCCGTCATCGGCGATCTGGGCCTCGACCCGGCCAAGGTGAATCCGCTGGGCGGCGCCATTGCGCTCGGTCACCCGCTGGGCGCCACGGGCGCTGTCCGCGCCGCCACGCTGCTGCACGGCATGCGCCGTCGCAAGCAGAAGTACGGCATGGTGACCATGTGCATCGGCACCGGCATGGGCGCAGCAGGCGTGTTCGAAGCGCTCTGA
- the pilW gene encoding type IV pilus biogenesis/stability protein PilW — translation MRLDRILLSAGAAMLMAACVPVSNTNTSTPPPDKIPRTTKAEQKQEGARVHTELAQQYLVNGDLEDALVKINKALQFDPNYVPAHTVAAVIYERINDMPNAELHYRKAQSLAPDKGDTNNNLGWFLCSREGKTAEALPYFQKAVADPFYQTPSLAWNNAGICEQKAQNLPGAEADFRKALEIDPNNGGALYQLANVLYLQNDAFRARAFIQRFDALGQPTAASLKLGHDIESRLGNRDAALNYSRRLQSQFPDSEQARALDATARQ, via the coding sequence ATGCGGCTTGATCGAATTCTGCTGAGTGCGGGTGCGGCCATGCTCATGGCGGCCTGCGTGCCCGTGTCCAATACCAATACGTCCACACCGCCTCCGGACAAGATTCCGCGCACGACCAAGGCGGAGCAGAAGCAAGAGGGTGCTCGCGTCCACACTGAGCTGGCCCAGCAATACTTGGTCAACGGTGACCTGGAAGATGCACTGGTCAAGATCAACAAGGCCTTGCAGTTCGACCCTAATTACGTGCCCGCCCACACCGTCGCCGCGGTGATCTACGAGCGCATCAACGACATGCCCAATGCCGAGTTGCACTATCGCAAGGCGCAGTCGCTGGCTCCGGACAAGGGTGACACCAATAACAACCTCGGCTGGTTCCTGTGCAGCCGTGAGGGCAAGACGGCCGAGGCATTGCCGTATTTCCAGAAGGCCGTGGCCGACCCGTTCTACCAGACCCCGTCGTTGGCCTGGAACAACGCTGGCATCTGTGAGCAGAAGGCACAGAACCTGCCGGGTGCCGAGGCAGACTTCCGCAAGGCGCTTGAAATCGATCCAAACAACGGTGGGGCGTTGTATCAGCTCGCCAATGTGCTTTATCTTCAGAACGATGCGTTCCGCGCGCGTGCCTTCATCCAGCGATTCGATGCGCTGGGTCAGCCGACCGCGGCATCACTCAAGCTTGGGCACGACATAGAATCACGGTTGGGCAACAGGGATGCTGCTCTTAACTACAGTAGGCGACTGCAAAGCCAGTTCCCGGATTCGGAACAGGCGCGCGCCCTCGACGCAACCGCACGCCAATGA
- the rlmN gene encoding 23S rRNA (adenine(2503)-C(2))-methyltransferase RlmN codes for MNQAVIINPPDKVNLLDFDRQGLRDFFAQLGEKPYRAEQVMKWIYHRLEDNFENMTDVGKTLRAKLEASCYVGVPKTMFDKGAADGTHKWLLGMDGGNAVEAVYIPEPTRGTLCVSSQVGCGLNCQFCSTATQGFNRNLATSEIIGQMWVAAKYLGNVTHQNRRITNVVMMGMGEPLLNFDNVTKAMSLMRDDLGFGLASKRVTLSTAGLVPMIDKLSETIDVSLAVSLHAANDELRTELVPLNKRYPIAELMASCQRWLDRKPRTSITFEYTLMKGVNDQPEHARQLIKLMRRMPTCKVNLIPFNPFPGTRFERSDVETIRAFQTQLLNANVLTMLRRTRGDDIDAACGQLKGQVLDRTRRQAEFLKRLDEGASHAA; via the coding sequence GTGAACCAGGCAGTCATCATCAATCCGCCCGACAAGGTCAACCTGCTCGATTTCGATCGACAGGGCCTGCGGGATTTCTTCGCGCAACTCGGCGAGAAGCCGTATCGCGCCGAGCAGGTGATGAAGTGGATCTACCACCGCCTGGAAGACAACTTCGAAAACATGACCGATGTCGGCAAGACGCTTCGAGCCAAGCTCGAAGCGTCTTGCTACGTCGGTGTGCCCAAGACGATGTTCGACAAGGGCGCCGCCGACGGCACGCACAAGTGGCTGCTCGGCATGGACGGCGGTAACGCCGTTGAGGCGGTCTATATCCCTGAGCCCACCCGCGGCACGCTGTGTGTGTCTTCGCAGGTGGGTTGCGGCCTGAACTGCCAGTTCTGCTCCACTGCGACGCAGGGCTTCAACCGCAACCTCGCCACGTCCGAGATCATTGGACAGATGTGGGTGGCGGCCAAATACCTCGGCAACGTCACGCACCAGAATCGCCGCATCACCAACGTGGTGATGATGGGCATGGGCGAGCCGTTGCTGAACTTCGACAACGTCACCAAGGCCATGAGCCTGATGCGCGATGATCTGGGCTTTGGCCTTGCGTCCAAGCGCGTCACGCTATCCACCGCTGGCCTGGTGCCGATGATCGACAAGTTGTCCGAAACCATCGATGTGTCGCTGGCCGTGTCGCTGCATGCCGCCAACGATGAGCTGCGTACGGAACTCGTGCCGCTCAACAAGCGTTATCCCATCGCCGAATTGATGGCGTCTTGCCAGCGCTGGCTGGATCGCAAGCCGCGCACGTCCATCACGTTCGAGTACACCCTGATGAAGGGTGTCAATGACCAGCCCGAGCACGCGCGCCAGCTGATCAAGCTGATGCGTCGCATGCCGACGTGCAAGGTCAACCTGATTCCGTTCAATCCTTTTCCTGGCACGCGTTTCGAGCGCTCCGACGTCGAAACCATTCGCGCCTTCCAGACCCAGTTGCTCAATGCCAACGTGCTCACCATGTTGCGCCGTACCCGAGGCGACGACATCGATGCGGCATGTGGTCAGCTCAAAGGGCAGGTTTTGGATCGCACCCGTCGTCAGGCCGAGTTTCTAAAGCGTCTGGACGAAGGGGCGAGCCATGCGGCTTGA
- a CDS encoding RodZ domain-containing protein, translated as MTPFPNLSGDTHAAAAPVASDAVGNGSHSLVLNLQSASWVEITTKDGSRLEYGLLSAGISKTYHSDQAMEVRIGNANGAQVTLDGQPMPLDSYRRSNVAHFRVEMHDGKAAPAGA; from the coding sequence ATGACGCCATTCCCCAATCTGAGTGGCGATACGCACGCAGCCGCAGCGCCCGTGGCCTCGGATGCTGTGGGCAATGGTTCGCACAGCCTGGTGCTCAACCTGCAGAGTGCCAGCTGGGTCGAGATCACCACCAAGGATGGCTCGCGTCTTGAATACGGCTTGCTCTCCGCTGGCATCTCCAAGACCTATCACAGCGATCAGGCCATGGAAGTGCGCATTGGTAATGCCAATGGCGCGCAGGTCACGCTGGATGGCCAGCCCATGCCGCTGGACAGCTACCGCCGTTCGAACGTCGCTCATTTCCGCGTAGAAATGCACGACGGCAAGGCAGCGCCTGCCGGCGCCTGA
- a CDS encoding YfgM family protein — protein sequence MAFEAYDDYEQSERVQQWLRQNGLSIVVGIAIGLVGIFGWGKWNDHKAAHQADAANIYAQIQVAAASGKADNADQLTDQLLKDYTDSAYAVFAVSDRAERQVQAKQLDKAIESLSWAETHASDANLKALAQMRIARVQLAQGKGADALAALDRMPPKAYTGVAQELRGDVLVKLGRPDDARKAYEAAKAAMGENAPQSVQMKIDDLAVAGKQGA from the coding sequence ATGGCATTTGAAGCGTACGACGACTACGAACAGAGCGAACGCGTACAGCAGTGGTTGCGCCAAAACGGCCTGTCCATCGTCGTCGGCATTGCGATCGGCTTGGTCGGCATCTTCGGCTGGGGCAAGTGGAACGACCATAAGGCTGCGCATCAGGCTGATGCTGCAAACATCTATGCGCAGATTCAGGTGGCCGCGGCCTCTGGCAAGGCAGACAACGCCGACCAGCTGACCGATCAGCTGCTCAAGGACTACACCGACTCCGCTTATGCCGTTTTCGCCGTGAGCGATCGCGCGGAGCGTCAGGTCCAGGCCAAGCAACTGGATAAGGCTATCGAGTCCCTGAGCTGGGCCGAGACCCATGCCTCTGATGCGAACCTCAAGGCGCTGGCCCAGATGCGCATCGCGCGCGTCCAGCTGGCACAGGGCAAGGGCGCGGACGCGCTGGCCGCATTGGATCGCATGCCGCCGAAGGCTTACACGGGCGTCGCTCAGGAACTACGCGGCGATGTGCTGGTCAAGCTTGGGCGCCCGGACGATGCTCGCAAGGCGTACGAAGCCGCCAAGGCGGCAATGGGTGAGAACGCGCCTCAAAGCGTGCAGATGAAAATCGATGATCTGGCCGTGGCCGGGAAGCAGGGTGCATGA
- a CDS encoding SDR family oxidoreductase — MNQLKDKVAIITGASSGIGYEAAKLFAKEGAKVVVGARRKAELDALVAEIERAGGQAMAVAGDIQDEAVARHLVEVAVGTFGGLDIAFNNAGMTGDANPVHELSIASWSETLNTNLTAAFLGAKHQIPAMLTRGGGSLIFTSTFVGHTVGFPGMGAYAASKAGLIGLSKVIAAEYGAQGIRSNALLPGGTDTPMGRAVANTPESLAFVQGLHALKRLAKPAEIAQSALYLASDASSFVTGTAMLVDGGVSITRT; from the coding sequence ATGAATCAACTCAAGGACAAGGTCGCCATCATCACCGGCGCCAGTTCGGGTATTGGATACGAAGCGGCAAAGCTGTTTGCCAAGGAAGGGGCAAAGGTTGTTGTAGGCGCGCGACGAAAAGCGGAGCTTGACGCGTTGGTCGCCGAGATCGAGCGTGCCGGCGGGCAGGCCATGGCGGTGGCCGGCGACATTCAGGACGAGGCTGTGGCTCGCCATCTGGTTGAAGTGGCCGTGGGCACCTTCGGTGGCCTGGATATCGCATTCAACAATGCGGGCATGACGGGTGACGCAAACCCCGTCCACGAGCTTTCGATCGCGTCGTGGAGCGAAACGCTGAACACCAATCTCACCGCGGCGTTTCTGGGTGCCAAGCATCAGATTCCCGCCATGTTGACCAGGGGCGGCGGCTCACTGATTTTTACATCCACCTTTGTGGGCCACACGGTGGGTTTTCCGGGAATGGGAGCATATGCGGCGAGCAAAGCTGGGCTTATCGGCCTGAGTAAGGTCATCGCGGCCGAGTACGGCGCGCAGGGCATTCGGTCGAATGCGCTCCTGCCGGGAGGCACGGATACGCCGATGGGGCGCGCAGTTGCCAATACCCCCGAGTCGCTTGCCTTTGTACAGGGTCTACATGCGTTGAAACGTCTGGCTAAACCGGCAGAGATTGCGCAGTCCGCGCTCTATCTAGCGTCAGATGCGTCGAGCTTTGTGACGGGAACGGCGATGCTCGTGGATGGCGGCGTTTCCATCACTCGAACCTGA
- the ndk gene encoding nucleoside-diphosphate kinase has protein sequence MALERTLSIIKPDAVVKNVIGEIYARFEKAGLKVIASKMKQLSRAEAEGFYAVHKERPFFNALVEFMISGPVMIQVLQGDNAILKNRDLMGATNPKDAAPGTIRADFADSIDANAVHGSDAAETAAVEIAYFFATTEVHPR, from the coding sequence ATGGCGCTGGAGCGCACCCTTTCCATCATTAAGCCCGACGCCGTTGTCAAGAACGTGATCGGTGAAATCTATGCACGCTTCGAGAAGGCAGGCCTCAAGGTCATCGCTTCGAAGATGAAGCAGCTGTCGCGCGCCGAAGCCGAAGGCTTCTACGCCGTGCACAAGGAGCGTCCGTTCTTCAACGCGCTCGTCGAGTTCATGATCTCTGGCCCGGTGATGATCCAGGTGCTGCAGGGTGATAACGCCATCCTGAAGAACCGCGACCTCATGGGCGCCACCAATCCGAAGGACGCCGCGCCGGGTACGATCCGCGCCGACTTCGCCGACTCCATCGACGCAAACGCTGTGCATGGTTCCGACGCCGCCGAAACGGCTGCCGTCGAAATCGCGTACTTCTTCGCGACGACGGAAGTTCATCCGCGCTGA
- a CDS encoding helix-turn-helix domain-containing protein, with protein MDTEPSPLEAIKGNLGGRLRAAREARGLGVEACAHALRLPTRVLKQIESNEYGGIDYEVYLAGYLVKYARYLGVDETEVKAELEQIRLAQPSLVATGGISHSRYLLENYARAATYVVLTAAIVVPTIWLGVRGTLDRDVSHLAPLDAAPVAQVDAPASSASAAVAAVAVAPVKSQDGTADVAAAAPQQQVAQETPPRKISR; from the coding sequence ATGGATACCGAACCCTCTCCGCTGGAAGCGATCAAGGGCAATCTTGGCGGGCGTTTGCGCGCTGCGCGCGAGGCCCGTGGGCTTGGTGTCGAGGCGTGCGCGCATGCGCTGCGTCTGCCGACCCGTGTGCTCAAGCAGATCGAGAGCAACGAATACGGTGGCATCGACTACGAAGTCTACCTAGCGGGTTATCTCGTCAAGTACGCGCGCTATCTGGGTGTCGACGAGACCGAGGTGAAGGCGGAGCTTGAGCAGATCAGGCTGGCTCAGCCGTCGCTGGTTGCCACCGGCGGCATTTCGCATTCGCGCTACCTGCTCGAGAACTACGCGCGCGCCGCGACCTACGTGGTGCTGACGGCGGCCATCGTGGTGCCAACCATCTGGCTGGGCGTGCGTGGCACCCTTGATCGCGACGTCAGTCACTTGGCGCCGCTGGACGCCGCCCCTGTAGCGCAGGTGGATGCGCCGGCGAGCAGCGCCAGTGCGGCTGTGGCTGCCGTGGCTGTTGCACCTGTGAAATCGCAGGATGGTACGGCTGATGTCGCCGCCGCTGCCCCTCAGCAGCAAGTGGCTCAGGAAACGCCACCCCGCAAGATCAGCCGCTGA
- a CDS encoding DUF2058 domain-containing protein produces the protein MRNPLQEQLLKAGLAKKGKVDQIAREQVKQRQGKGMASPPEEKIDAQRLLTEKAERDRALAAERNAQAQAREIGAQVRQIIETNKVKREGEISYRFTDGDKIHSMPVSETLRTQLAKGVLVVVRAGDSYELLPRGAADKIRERDASLIVLDHGKSAENATASEDDEFYSQFKVPDDLAW, from the coding sequence ATGCGCAACCCTCTACAGGAACAACTACTCAAGGCCGGTCTCGCCAAGAAGGGCAAGGTCGACCAGATAGCGCGCGAGCAGGTCAAGCAACGCCAGGGCAAAGGCATGGCCTCGCCTCCGGAAGAGAAGATCGACGCGCAGCGGCTGCTGACCGAAAAGGCCGAGCGTGACCGCGCCCTCGCCGCCGAACGCAATGCCCAGGCGCAGGCGCGCGAAATCGGCGCGCAGGTACGCCAGATTATCGAGACCAACAAGGTCAAGCGCGAAGGTGAGATCAGCTACCGCTTCACCGATGGGGACAAGATCCACAGCATGCCGGTGAGCGAAACCCTGCGTACCCAACTGGCCAAGGGCGTGCTGGTGGTTGTACGCGCCGGCGATAGTTATGAGCTGCTGCCGCGCGGTGCCGCCGACAAGATTCGCGAGCGCGACGCTTCGCTTATCGTGCTGGATCACGGCAAGTCGGCTGAAAACGCCACAGCCAGCGAAGACGACGAGTTCTACAGCCAGTTCAAGGTGCCCGACGACCTGGCTTGGTGA
- a CDS encoding TetR/AcrR family transcriptional regulator, with translation MPVSSASMPTKERILGAAEELFARHGFEGASLRQLTSAAGVNLAAVNYHFGSKDRLIEEVFRRRLDQLNGRRMAALQKVTGEPDTTIEDVLAAFIVPALELSHDGNGSLFMRVLARAFAEHDDTLRKFLSDNYGHVMRQFTAEFARLLPNLSKEELYWRVDLVTGALTHAMSGFGMIQRKSDVPEHRHREQTAEHLIRFAAAGLKSP, from the coding sequence ATGCCAGTCTCCAGTGCTTCCATGCCCACCAAGGAACGCATTCTCGGCGCGGCGGAGGAATTGTTCGCCCGCCACGGCTTCGAAGGCGCCTCGCTGCGCCAGCTGACCTCTGCCGCCGGAGTCAACCTGGCCGCCGTCAACTACCACTTCGGCTCCAAGGACCGCCTGATCGAAGAGGTGTTCCGCCGCCGCCTGGATCAGCTCAACGGACGCCGCATGGCGGCCCTGCAGAAGGTCACCGGGGAGCCCGATACCACCATCGAGGACGTGCTGGCTGCCTTCATCGTGCCTGCACTGGAGCTCTCCCACGATGGCAATGGTTCGCTCTTCATGCGTGTGCTGGCCCGGGCGTTCGCCGAGCATGACGACACCCTGCGCAAGTTCTTGTCGGACAACTACGGCCACGTGATGCGCCAATTCACCGCCGAATTCGCGCGCCTGCTGCCGAACCTGAGCAAGGAGGAGCTGTACTGGCGCGTGGACCTGGTGACCGGTGCGTTGACGCATGCCATGTCGGGCTTCGGCATGATCCAGCGCAAGAGCGACGTGCCGGAGCACCGTCACCGCGAACAGACCGCCGAGCACCTCATCCGCTTCGCCGCCGCGGGCCTCAAGTCCCCCTGA
- a CDS encoding YidH family protein — MIPRFSDHSANERTYLAWVRTAISVMAFGFLLERFDIFLLFTTRAAERAAEGLHTRASQWLGLGLLLVGALMIVGATLRFYRNRRAIESAESSMYGDSWVARAMAILLVLMAIFLTGYVARQIAALS; from the coding sequence GTGATACCGCGTTTCTCCGATCATTCGGCCAACGAGCGCACCTATCTGGCCTGGGTGCGTACTGCGATCTCGGTGATGGCGTTCGGCTTTCTGCTGGAGCGCTTCGATATCTTCCTGCTCTTCACCACGCGGGCCGCCGAACGCGCAGCCGAGGGGCTTCATACGCGTGCCTCGCAATGGCTGGGGCTGGGCTTGCTGCTGGTGGGTGCGCTGATGATCGTCGGCGCCACGCTGCGCTTCTATCGCAACCGGCGCGCGATCGAGTCGGCGGAGTCGTCGATGTACGGGGATTCCTGGGTGGCGCGGGCGATGGCCATACTGCTCGTGCTGATGGCGATCTTCCTCACGGGATACGTGGCCAGGCAGATTGCGGCACTGAGTTGA